TGCGCGGTGTTGAGCGCGGCGCCGACACCGGTCGTCACGCCGCAGCCGATGAGCGCGAGCTGCTCGGCCGGCAGGTCGGTGTCGACCTTCACGATCGACGACTCGTCGACGGTCATCATGTCGGCGAACGTGCCGAGCCCGGTCATCGTGATCATCGGCGTGCCGTCGCCGCGGGTGACGCGCGGCGCGGTGGCGACGGCACCCATGTGCTCGCACAGGTTCGACTGATCGTGCAGGCAGTACCAGCACACGCCGCACGCGGGCGTGAACGACGCGACGACGCGGTCGCCGACCTTCACGCGCGACACCTCGTTGCCGACGGCCTCGACGGTCCCCGTCCCCTCGTGGCCGAGGATGCACGGCGGCGGCAGCGGGAGCCCACCGTTCATGACCGAGAGGTCCGAGTGGCAGACGCCGCTCGCGTCGACGTGGACGACGACGTCCCGGGGACCGGGCGCGACGGGCGTGACGTCCTCGATCTCGAGGGGCTGGTCCTGGCCGACGAAGATCGCTGCTCGCATCGTGCGCTCCGTTCCGTGTGCGCGGCGGTCGGGTGCGCCGCACCGTAGCGCCGCCGGTGGCGGGCCGCACGGCGCTCACCGCGCTGTCCGATTCCCGCCAGCGCGCGCCCGCGCGGTGACGCACACTGGTCGTCGTGACCCCCGTGAACGCCTCGGACTTCGATCGCTGCTACCGCGCCGTACGGGCACGCGACGCCCGCTTCGACGGCTGGTTCGTGACCGCGGTGCTGACGACCCGCGTGTACTGCCGCCCGAGCTGCCCGGCCCGCACGCCGTTGCCCGAGAACGTCCGCTTCTTCTCGACGGCCGCCGCCGCGCACCATGCCGGCTTCCGTGCGTGCAAGCGGTGCCGGCCCGACGCGGTGCCGGGCTCGCCCGAGTGGAACGCGCGCGCGGACGTCGTCGCGCGGGCCGTGCGCCTCGTGGCCGACGGCGTCGTCGACCGCGAGGGCGTGGGTGGCGTCGCGCGGCGGGTCGGGTACAGCGAGCGACAGCTCCACCGGCAGCTCGTCGCCGAGGTGGGCGTCGGCCTGCTCGCGCTCGCACGTGCACAGCGCGCACAGACCGCGCGCGTCCTGATCGAGACGACCGACCTGCCGTTCGCGCACGTCGCGTTCGCCGCCGGCTTCGGCAGCATCCGCCAGTTCAACGACACCGTGCGCGAGGTCTTCGCGATGTCGCCCGGCGAGCTCCGACGTCGCCGCCGCGCCGCGAACGTCCGCACACCCGGCGTCGTGGTGGTCCGACTGCCGTACCGGGAGCCGTTCGCCGCGCACGAGCTCTTCGAGTTCCTCGCGGCGCGCGCCGTGCCCGGCGTCGAGGTCGCATCGGACGACGTGTACCGGCGGTCGCTCCGGCTGCCGCACGGCGCGGGCGTCGTCGCGCTCCGCCCCGGCGACGGGCACGTGGTGTGCGAGCTCCGTCTCGACGACGTGCGTGACCTCACCACCGCCGTCTCGCGCAGTCGCGCGCTGCTCGATCTCGACGCCGACCCCGTCGCCGTCGACGAGCAGCTGGGGGCCGACCCCGTCCTCGGGCCGTGGGTCCGCAAGACCCCGGGGATCCGCGTGCCGGGGACGGTGGACGGCGACGAGCTCGCGATGCGCGTCGTGCTCGGACAGCAGGTGAGCGTCGCGGGTGCGCGCACGCTGGCGG
Above is a window of Acidimicrobiia bacterium DNA encoding:
- a CDS encoding DNA-3-methyladenine glycosylase 2 family protein translates to MTPVNASDFDRCYRAVRARDARFDGWFVTAVLTTRVYCRPSCPARTPLPENVRFFSTAAAAHHAGFRACKRCRPDAVPGSPEWNARADVVARAVRLVADGVVDREGVGGVARRVGYSERQLHRQLVAEVGVGLLALARAQRAQTARVLIETTDLPFAHVAFAAGFGSIRQFNDTVREVFAMSPGELRRRRRAANVRTPGVVVVRLPYREPFAAHELFEFLAARAVPGVEVASDDVYRRSLRLPHGAGVVALRPGDGHVVCELRLDDVRDLTTAVSRSRALLDLDADPVAVDEQLGADPVLGPWVRKTPGIRVPGTVDGDELAMRVVLGQQVSVAGARTLAARLTAEHGDTLDDDGVTHLFPSAATIAAVDPAALPMPRARAKTLVGLATALADGTVVVDAGADRTELRERLLALPGVGEWTADLVVMRGTGDPDVFLARDLGVRRALARFGRRVDPTSWRPWRSYAVQHVWRMQ